The Megachile rotundata isolate GNS110a chromosome 8, iyMegRotu1, whole genome shotgun sequence genome has a segment encoding these proteins:
- the Lar gene encoding tyrosine-protein phosphatase Lar isoform X6 → MTPIFLVLLVAIDPIIAQNSGNISDSQYITYMTSPPTILVRPQSQQVKAGGIASFYCTAEGAPPPQIHWRKNGKRVSQTQSRYLVHNYENGALLRIEPVKSIRDNTLYECVAENGVGDAVSAEAQLKVYEAEKLPSGFPLISQAPTTKVVEMGHNAVLICTAVGSPPPIISWVRDMLPIDTTNARYTVLDTGALQITGSDVHDQGKYECVANNSVGTEYSKSAMLYVKVRRVPPSFSIRPPALNEVTLGASLSLNCVAVGSPMPFVKWRKDPATDLTPDDKLPVGKNVLVLSDIQESANYTCTAASNLGVIEATSVVKVQSLPSAPENVQVSDITATSVKLTWSYKGADELQYYVIQHKPKHVEQAYAEISGITTMYYHVRSLSPYTEYEFYVIAVNAIGRGPPSAPVTVTTGETTESTNGGAKPGTAPRKVQARPLSSSTMVIQWDEPETPNGQVTGYKVYYTIDPSQQMASWQYQMVDNSQLTTISDLTPHTIYTIRVQALTSVGPGPLSLPVQIKTQQGVPSQPEMLTAVDIGETKVTLQWSKPAHSAENILNYELYWNDTYAQEKHHRKIPVTENYTLTNLYPNTLYYVWLAAKNQRGEGATTIPYPVRTKQYVPGAPPRNVSGQAISPTSILVTWEPPPADRSNGRIAYYKLQVVESGRSDSEAKIIKLNDTRFVLDELKKWTEYRIWVSAGTSVGDGPPSYPISVRTHEDVPGDPQDVKARPINSTAIHVEWKPPKSKEQNGVIRGYHIHVQEVREEGKDLLNEPIRRDVHDDGVLEMNITGLQPDTRYSVQVAALTRKGDGDRSTPVHVRTPGGVPNRPQVNVKVLSREPVELELDWEQPTQTYGDLLGYRIRYGIKNQTLKEEFIEGTRVHTYKITDLEERGVDYEFRVAGQNAIGFGQETVRYWFSPEGEPTGPPTNLSYTFQTPDTVCVTWDKPLRQHRNGQIIGYDVQFNKKNDHSTTIDRNTTKTRAVFTNLEENTEYVFHVRAHTSRGSGPYSEKITIITEKDIGRAPLSVKAVATSETSVEVWWEPVPNRGKILGYQIFYTTTAVEDLDEWKQKSVGLTESADLVNLEKFTQYAITVAARYKTTLGRLSEKVTVKVKPEDVPLNLRAPDSSTHSMTLSWTPPIKLNPMNYKVSFDAVKEFVDSQGITQTQIVPRRQMLLDPSVTTVTVNELQPFTTYNVNVSAVPRDGQYRPPAKITVTTQMAAPKPMVKPDFYGVVNGEEIQVILPQASEEYGPISHYYLIVVPEDKSTADKQPDELTEDMIADKGAKQERDNAPYIAAKFPHRDIPYTFHLGSGDIYEGYENRKLEKNKRYRIFVRAVVDTPRKHLYTSSPFSEYLSLDMREVPPGEPPRRPNPNTPVDGNPEVSVKTSGQEPGMVWVVGPIIAALMVSVFLVLLFVIKKRRQPCKAPDQAAVTRPLMAADISSNHAPSDPVEMRRLNFQTPGMVSHPPIPISELGNHIERLKANDNLKFSQEYESIEPGQQFTWDHSNMEVNASKNRYANVIAYDHSRVILQTIDGISGTDYINANYCDGYRKQNAYVATQGPLQETFGDFWRMCWELRSSTIVMMTKLEERTRIKCDQYWPSRGSETYGLMTVTITDVQELATYCIRTFQISRAGYSERREIKQLQFTAWPDHGVPEHPAPFLQFLRRVRSLNPPESGPLIVHCSAGVGRTGCFIVIDSMLERIKHEKMIDIYGHVTCLRAQRNYMVQTEDQYIFIHDALYEAVICGNTEVPARNLHSHIQKLMQPELDNITGMELEFKKLSNIKVDSSRFISANLPCNKHKNRLVHILPYECTRVCLQPQRNIEGSDYINASLIDGYRYRGAYIATQGPLCDTTDDFWRMLWEHNSTIVVMLTKLKEMGREKCHQYWPSDRSIRYQCFVVDPIAEYNMPQYILREFKVTDARDGASRTVRQFQFIDWPEQGVPKSGDGFIDFIGQVHKTKEQFGQDGPITVHCSAGVGRTGVFITLSIVLERMQYEGVVDIFQTVRILRTQRPAMVQTEDQYQFCYRASLEYLGSFDHYAN, encoded by the exons GAGCGTTGCAGATCACCGGATCCGACGTGCACGATCAAGGAAAGTACGAGTGCGTGGCGAACAATTCCGTAGGAACAGAGTACTCGAAATCGGCTATGCTATACGTGAAAG TTCGTCGTGTCCCGCCGAGTTTCTCGATACGCCCGCCCGCGTTGAACGAGGTGACGCTGGGAGCGTCTTTGAGCTTGAACTGCGTGGCCGTCGGTTCACCGATGCCGTTCGTCAAATGGAGAAAAGACCCGGCCACCGACCTGACGCCCGACGACAAACTGCCCGTCGGTAAAAACGTGCTGGTGCTGTCGGACATTCAGGAATCAGCCAACTACACGTGCACGGCCGCCAGCAACCTCGGAGTGATAGAGGCCACGTCGGTGGTGAAAGTTCAAT CTCTGCCGAGTGCTCCGGAGAACGTTCAGGTGTCCGATATCACCGCCACTTCGGTGAAGCTCACGTGGTCTTACAAGGGTGCAGACGAGCTGCAGTATTACGTGATTCAACACAAACCGAAACACGTGGAACAAGCGTACGCCGAAATATCGGGCATCACCACGATGTACTACCACGTCCGGAGTCTCAGCCCGTACACGGAGTACGAGTTCTACGTGATAGCCGTGAACGCCATTGGGCGTGGTCCCCCGAGTGCCCCGGTGACCGTCACCACTGGCGAGACGA CGGAATCGACAAATGGAGGTGCCA AACCTGGTACTGCACCACGGAAGGTCCAAGCCCGACCACTGAGTTCCAGCACGATGGTTATACAGTGGGACGAGCCAGAAACTCCCAACGGACAAGTGACG GGCTACAAAGTGTATTACACGATCGACCCCAGTCAACAAATGGCATCTTGGCAGTACCAGATGGTGGATAATAGTCAGCTGACCACTATATCGGACCTGACGCCGCACACGATCTACACGATTCGAGTGCAGGCGTTGACGAGCGTCGGTCCCGGTCCGTTGAGCTTGCCGGTGCAGATAAAGACGCAACAAGGGGTACCGAGTCAACCGGAAATGTTGACCGCCGTTGATATCGGTGAGACCAAAGTAACGCTCCAATGGAGTAAACCCGCTCATAGCGCGGAGAACATCCTGAACTATGAGCTATACTGGAACGATACGTACGCACAG GAGAAGCATCATCGCAAGATACCCGTCACGGAGAACTACACGCTGACCAACCTCTACCCGAACACCCTCTACTACGTGTGGCTGGCCGCGAAGAATCAACGGGGCGAAGGAGCAACGACCATACCGTATCCGGTTCGCACGAAACAGTACG TACCCGGGGCTCCGCCTCGCAATGTAAGCGGACAAGCGATCAGCCCGACCTCCATATTGGTAACGTGGGAACCTCCGCCTGccgatcgatcgaacggaaGGATCGCGTACTACAAGCTGCAAGTCGTCGAGAGCGGACGCTCCGACTCGGAGGCGAAGATTATCAAACTGAATGACACGCGTTTCGTATTGGACGAACTGAAAAAATGGACCGAGTATCGAATCTGGGTATCGGCCGGGACCAGCGTAGGTGACGGACCTCCGAGTTATCCTATCTCGGTCAGAACTCACGAAGACG TTCCGGGAGATCCTCAGGACGTGAAAGCAAGACCGATCAATTCGACCGCGATACACGTCGAATGGAAACCGCCGAAATCGAAAGAACAGAACGGCGTGATAAGAGGTTATCACATACACGTGCAAGAAGTGAGAGAAGAG GGAAAGGATCTACTGAACGAGCCGATACGACGCGACGTGCACGATGACGGCGTGCTAGAAATGAACATCACCGGTTTGCAACCGGACACTCGATACTCGGTGCAGGTAGCGGCACTCACGAGAAAAGGAGACGGCGATCGTTCGACGCCGGTTCACGTTCGTACGCCCGGCGGTGTTCCGAACAGACCTCAGGTTAACGTAAA AGTTTTGTCCAGAGAGCCGGTCGAGCTGGAGCTCGATTGGGAGCAACCTACGCAAACCTACGGCGACCTGTTGGGTTACAGAATCAGGTACGGAATCAAGAATCAGACGCTGAAAGAGGAATTCATCGAAGGGACTCGGGTACACACCTATAAAATCACCGACTTGG AGGAGAGAGGCGTGGATTACGAGTTTAGGGTCGCAGGACAGAACGCGATCGGTTTCGGTCAGGAGACGGTGCGCTATTGGTTCAGTCCCGAAGGAGAGCCGACCGGTCCTCCGACGAACCTGTCCTACACCTTCCAAACTCCCGACACCGTGTGCGTCACGTGGGACAAGCCTTTGCGGCAGCACAGAAACGGACAAATAATCGGTTACGACGTGCAGTTCAATAAGAAGAACGATCATTCGACGACCATCGACCGAAACACGACCAAGACCAGGGCGGTCTTCACGAATTTGGAAGAGAATACGGAGTACGTGTTCCACGTAAGGGCGCACACGTCGAGGGGCAGCGGTCCGTACTCGGAGAAAATTACGATAATAACGGAGAAGGATATCGGTCGAGCACCGCTGTCCGTGAAAGCGGTGGCCACGTCGGAAACGAGCGTGGAGGTCTGGTGGGAACCGGTGCCTAATCGCGGTAAGATCCTCGGCTACCAAATCTTCTACACCACCACGGCCGTCGAGGATCTCGACGAATGGAAGCAGAAGTCCGTCGGACTCACCGAGTCGGCGGATCtggtgaatttggaaaagttTACTCAGTACGCGATCACGGTGGCCGCCAGGTACAAGACCACCCTGGGCAGGCTCAGCGAAAAGGTGACGGTCAAAGTGAAACCGGAAGACGTGCCGTTGAATCTCAGGGCACCCGACTCGTCCACCCATTCGATGACACTGTCTTGGACACCGCCTATCAAGCTGAACCCCATGAACTACAAAGTGTCGTTCGACGCCGTCAAGGAGTTCGTCGACTCGCAAGGTATCACGCAAACGCAGATCGTGCCTCGTAGACAGATGCTGCTGGATCCGTCCGTGACGACCGTCACCGTGAACGAGCTACAGCCCTTCACGACGTACAACGTGAACGTCAGCGCTGTGCCACGCGACGGTCAGTACAGGCCGCCTGCGAAAATTACGGTCACCACGCAGATGGCGGCGCCGAAACCGATGGTCAAGCCAGATTTTTACGGGGTGGTCAACGGCGAGGAGATTCAGGTGATTCTGCCGCAAGCTTCCGAGGAGTACGGCCCGATCTCGCACTATTACCTGATTGTCGTGCCTGAAGACAAATCCACGGCTGATAAGCAACCGGACGAGCTGACGGAGGACATGATCGCGGACAAAGGAGCTAAACAGGAGAGGGACAACGCGCCTTACATCGCTGCCAAATTCCCGCACAGGGACATCCCGTACACGTTTCATCTGGGAAGCGGAGACATCTACGAGGGTTACGAGAATCGTAAACTGGAGAAAAATAAGCGGTATAGAATATTTGTTCGCGCCGTGGTCGACACGCCGAGAAAG CATCTGTACACCTCTTCACCCTTCTCCGAGTACTTGTCGCTCGACATGAGGGAAGTGCCACCTGGCGAACCACCCAGACGTCCTAATCCCAACACCCCGGTCGATGGAAATCCAGAGGTGTCCGTTAAAACCAGCGGCCAAGAGCCGGGAATGGTTTGGGTGGTTGGTCCGATAATAGCGGCGCTGATGGTCAGCGTATTTCTCGTACTCCTGTTTGTCATTAAAAA GCGAAGACAACCGTGCAAAGCACCGGATCAAGCAGCCGTAACCCGACCGTTGATGGCAGCCGACATTAGCTCGAATCACGCGCCGTCCGATCCCGTCGAGATGCGTCGTTTGAATTTCCAAACACCGGGCATGGTATCTCATCCACCGATTCCTATTAGCGAGCTAGGAAATCACATCGAGCGTCTGAAAGCGAACGACAATCTAAAATTCAGTCAAGAGTACGAATCGATAGAACCCGGCCAACAGTTCACTTGGGACCACTCGAACATGGAAGTGAACGCGTCGAAGAATCGTTACGCGAACGTGATCGCCTACGATCATTCCAGAGTGATTTTGCAAACGATCGACGGCATATCGGGCACAGACTACATAAACGCGAACTACTGCGACGGTTATAGGAAACAGAACGCGTACGTGGCCACTCAAGGACCGCTGCAAGAGACGTTCGGCGACTTCTGGCGAATGTGTTGGGAGCTGAGATCCAGCACGATCGTGATGATGACGAAACTAGAGGAAAGGACGAGGATCAAATGCGATCAGTATTGGCCGAGCAGAGGATCCGAGACGTACGGTTTGATGACCGTGACGATCACCGACGTTCAAGAATTGGCAACCTACTGTATCCGAACGTTCCAGATATCTCGAGCAGGTTATTCGGAGAGACGCGAAATCAAGCAGTTACAGTTCACGGCTTGGCCGGATCACGGTGTACCCGAGCATCCTGCCCCGTTCTTGCAGTTCCTACGTAGAGTCAGATCGTTGAATCCACCCGAGAGCGGGCCGTTGATCGTGCACTGTAGCGCAGGTGTCGGTAGAACCGGCTGCTTCATCGTCATCGATTCGATGCTCGAGAGGATCAAACACGAGAAAATGATCGACATATACGGCCACGTGACTTGTCTGCGCGCTCAAAGGAACTACATGGTACAAACCGAGGATCAATACATATTCATTCACGACGCCCTTTACGAGGCGGTGATTTGCGGTAACACGGAAGTGCCTGCCAGAAATTTACACTCCCACATCCAGAAGCTGATGCAGCCAGAGCTCGACAATATCACTGGCATGGAACTGGAGTTTAAGAAACTATCCAACATCAAGGTGGACTCGTCGCGATTCATATCGGCGAATCTGCCTTGCAACAAGCACAAAAACCGACTGGTACACATTCTGCCGTACGAGTGTACCAGAGTATGCCTGCAACCTCAGCGAAACATCGAAGGATCCGACTACATAAACGCTAGTCTGATCGACGGTTATCGGTATCGCGGCGCTTACATAGCCACTCAAGGTCCCCTGTGCGACACCACCGACGATTTTTGGCGTATGCTCTGGGAACACAACTCCACGATCGTGGTCATGCTGACGAAACTCAAGGAAATGGGCAGGGAGAAGTGTCATCAGTATTGGCCGTCCGACAGGTCGATTCGATATCAGTGTTTCGTAGTCGATCCGATCGCGGAGTACAACATGCCCCAGTACATCCTGCGAGAGTTTAAAGTGACGGACGCTCGGGACGGAGCGAGCCGCACGGTCAGACAGTTCCAGTTCATCGACTGGCCGGAACAGGGTGTCCCGAAATCCGGCGACGGGTTCATCGATTTTATCGGACAAGTGCACAAAACGAAGGAACAATTCGGTCAGGATGGCCCGATAACCGTACACTGTAGCGCGGGCGTTGGTAGGACGGGTGTCTTCATCACGCTCAGCATCGTGCTGGAACGTATGCAGTACGAAGGAGTGGTCGACATCTTCCAAACGGTTAGAATATTGCGAACGCAACGCCCAGCCATGGTTCAAACCGAG GACCAGTATCAGTTTTGCTATCGTGCCAGTTTGGAATACCTGGGTTCTTTCGATCATTACGCCAACTGA